The genomic segment aatagggagatgggagggcacagagaggaatagggagatgggaggggcacagagaggaatagggagatgggaggggcacagagaggaatagtgagatgggagggcacagagaggaatagggagatgggaggggcacagagaggaatagggagatgggaggggcacagagaggaatagggagatggggcacagagaggaatagtgagatgggagggcacagagaggaatagggagatgggggggcacagagagaatagggagatgggaggggcacagagaggaataggagaTGGGAGGGCACAGAGAGAATAGGGAGATGGAGGGCACAGAGAgaatagggagatgggaggggcacagagaggaatagggagatgggggggcacagagagggaatagggagatgggagggcacagagaggaatagggagatgggggggcacagagaggaaatagggagatgggaggggcacagagaggaatagggagatggaggggcacagagaggaatagggagatgggggggcacagaggagGAATAGGGGAGAatgggagggggcacagagagataGGAGAGGGAGGTGCACAGAGGAATAGTGAGATGGgaaggggcacagagagggaatagggagatgggaggggcacagagaggaatagggagatggAGGGCACAGAGAGGATAGTGAGatggaggggcacagagaggaatagggagtgggagggcacagagaggaTAGGAGTGGAGGGCACAGGAGAGGAATAGTGAAGatgggagggggcacagagaggaatagggagatgggagggcacagagaggaataggagatggggggggcacagagaggaatagggagatgggaggggcacagagaggaatagggagatgggaggggcacagagagaataGGGAGATGGAGGGAGAGAgatagggagatgggaggggcacagagaggaataggagatgggaggggcacagagaggaatagtgagatgggaggggcacagagaggaatagggagatgggaggggcacagagaggaatagtgagatgggaggggcacagagaggaatagggagatgggaggggcacagagaggaatagggagatgggaggggcacagagaggaatagtgagatgggagggcacagagaggaatagtgagatgggaggggcacagagaggaatagggagatgggaggggcacagagaggaatagtgagatgggaggggcacagagaggaatagggagatgggaggggcacagagaggaatagggagatgggaggggcacagagaggaatagggagatgggaggggcacagagaggaatagggagatgggaggggcacagagaggaatagggagatgggaggggcacagagaggaatagggagatgggaggggcacagagaggaatagggagatgggaggggcacagagaggaatagggagatggggggggcacagagaggaatagggagatgggaggggcacagagaggaatagggagatgggaggggcacagagaggaatagtgagatgggaggggcacagagaggaatagggagatgggaggggcacagagaggaatagggagatgggaggggcacagagaggaatagggagatgggaggggcacagagaggaatagggagatgggaggggcacagagaggaatagggagatgggaggggcacagagaggaatagggagatgggaggggcacagagaggaatagtgagatgggaggggcacagagaggaatagtgagTTTAGTGGCACCACAGACATTAATAATGAGGTGGGCGGTGCCTCCGTTCATTCCGCCCCTTTGTTCCCAGCAGCTGGGGGATGGCGGTCAATGTCTATTCCACGTCTGTGACCAGTGAGAACCTCAGCCGCCATGACATGCTGGCCTGGGTCAACGACTCCCTGCAGCTCAACTACACCAAGATAGAGCAGCTCTGCACCGGTGAGTGCCCTCGGGTTCCTGGGGCCCCCCAGCTGGTACCCCCCTGAGCTCCATTACTCCTCCCCCTGAGATTTGGGCCTCAGGTTTCTTGCCCAGGGCTTTGGGCACAACTCCTGCCCCACCTCCCTTTGCCCCTCCCCATGCTCTTGTGTAAGTATTGCCCAATCAGCTTTCGCTAATGGATGATCTCCCCCTAGGGGCCGCCTACTGCCAGTTCATGGACATGCTCTTCCCCGGCTGCATCCTTCTCAAGAAAGTCAAGTTCCAGGCCAAACTGGAGCACGAATCCATCCACAACTTCAAAGTCTTACAGGCGGCATTCAAGAAAATGGGCGTCGACAAAGTAGGTGGCAAGAAAATAGTTCTACTGGTCCCTGTTTGGGcccgccccttccccagtgtaaccaatcccaactgggccagcctttccccataactgagcccattccctttatcagcttagtcgctcttccctgtactttctctatttcattactgccccccccttatatatttatatatagtaacccccccttaactgccccttccccagtgtaaccaatcccaactgggccagcctttccccataactgagcccattccctttatcagcttagtcgctcttccctgtactttctctatttcattactgcccccccttatatatttatatatagtgaccccccccccttaactgccccccccccccccagtgtaaccaatcccaactgggccagcctttccccataaactgagccccattccctttatcagcttagtcgctcttccctgtactttctctatttcattactgcccccccccttatatatttatatatagtgaccccccccccccttaactgccccttccccagtgtaaccaatcccaactgggccagcctttccccataactgagcccattccctttatcagcttagtcgctcttccctgtactttctctatttcattactgccccccccccttatatatttatatatagtgacccccccccccttaactgccccccccccagtgtaaccaatcccaactgggccagcctttccccataactgagcccattccctttatcagcttagtcgctcttccctgtactttctctatttcattactgcccccccccttatatatttatatatagtgacccccccccccttaactgccccccccccagtgtaaccaatcccaactgggccagcctttccccataactgagcccattccctttatcagcttagtcgctcttccctgtactttctctatatcattactgcccccccttatatatttatatatagtgacccccccttaactgccccttccccagtgtaaccaatcccaattTTGCCAGTCTCTCCCAGTGACACATTTACTTGTTGCAGATAATCCCAGTCGAGAGATTAATAAAGGGAAAGTTCCAGGACAACTTTGAGTTTGTCCAGTGGTTCAAGAAGTTCTTTGATGCCAACTATGATGGGAAGGAGTACGACCCCCTGCTGGCGAGACAGGGGCAGGACGTGGCGCCTCCACCCAACCCTGGGGATCAAGGCTTCAACAAGCCCAAGAAACCCATTGGCACAGCAGGTACAGTACTGCCAGTTATAGACAGTAGGTTCCCTGTATGGGCAGTGCCAACGAACCCCAACGAGGCATATTATTGCCACATGTTTGCCAGGAGGCTACTGAGGGCTCAGAGATTGCATGCTTAGGGGCAGGGGTTGCCATGGTGCCACAGAGATTGCATGCTTAGGGGCAGGGGTTGCCATGGTGCCACAGAGATTGCATGCTTAGGGGCCGGGGTTGCCATGGTGCCACGGAGATTGCATGCTTAGGGGCAGGGGTTGCCATGGTGCCACGGAGATGGCATGCTTAGGGGCAGGGGTTGCCATGGTGCCACGGAGATTGCATGCTTAGGGGCCAGGGTTGCCATGGTGCCACAGAGATTGCATGCTTAGGGGCCGGGGTTGCCATGGTGCCACGGAGATTGCATGCTTAGGGGCCGGGGTTGCCATGGTGCCACAGAGATTGCATGCTTAGGGGCCGGGGTTGCCATGGTGCCACATTACTGAGTGGGTTCCACGTGGCCCTCAGTGCCGTATATATGTTCCCTATATAATGCAGTAGTCGCTGGGTATTTATGAGCAGTGCATTACAGTTTCTCCCTTCTGCCCCCCTTACAGTCCCACAAAGAACATCCCCTACGGGTCCCAAGACCATGCAGGCCCCGGTGCGATTGCAAAACACCGCCCCACCTCTGAGGAAAAACCCCCCCATCACCAGGAACGGGGGGCACGACATGGACTCACAGGTGGTGGAGCTTAACCAGCAGGTGAGCCACGGAGGAAGGTCTATGTGAATAAACATAAGGAGAGTGCCCCTAGTGGGGGAAAGGTGTTACTCACATTAACAGCACTCAGCGTGTGTAGCAGCAGCGCCACCTATAGGGGataaaattcattatataaaGAAGCATCGTCCAAATTGTGGCCCTtcggcaatacaactcccagcatctgcTCTAAAATAccctcatcttgtcctactgttgccttctctatcttgccttactatacacactattcgcCCATCTTCCTGCCCATAACGGTGGCCCTGTGGGACCCCAGTACGAGTGGGCCCCCAGAATTGCCCCTAAATCAGCTCTGGGGGGAGGATTGTGACCCTGGCGTCTTTGTGCCACCAGTGGGAACGCAGCagaaagggaaataaatactgCAAATAAGGGAGAATGGGGGCGGGGCTTATTCCTCTTTTTCGTCCCATTGTAGCTGGTGGAGCTGAAGCTGACGGTGGATGGGCTGGAGAAAGAGCGCGACTTCTACTTCAGCAAACTGCGAGACATCGAACTGATCTGTCAGGAGCACGAGAGCGAGAACGTGGGGGTCCTCTCCAAGATCATAGACATCCTGTATGCCACAGAGGTGAGTCTTGGGGCCCCTGGGAAACACTTGGGGGCCAACTGTCCCCCAGTTTGGGCATCATTGTAATCTCAGGCCCCAGGGAGGTGCAGATAAAGGGATTTCAGCCAGTCggatacagtagaaccccgatttTACATCCCCAGAAGTAGTTGGGGCCCCCAGGGACCATATTTGCACCATGTGATTAAGCCTTTGTGTCAGCTGACCCCTGCGAGACATCACCACCAGTCTAAGCCTAAAACTGACTGCTcgcacccctgtctgtctctcttgcgCAGGAAGGGTTCGCTCCACCGGACGATGATGAGAATGATGACCCTCAGCCTGAGGACCAAGATGAATACTAACGAGGCTTTTATCCTCCCTTTTTTCATCCTATCCCCCCCCGCCCCCTATAAAAATCCTCCCCCCTGTCATTACCCATCAGTCGGACACATTGGGTCTGGGATCCCTTCCTGCACCGCCATTCGTCACCTGATGCAGTGCGGGCGTCTCGCCAAGTCTGACATTTTCGGCCAATAGGAACTCTGGATGGGGAGGTGTTGGCGTTTCTTTGGAGTTGGGTTTTTATGCTTGCTAAACATGGCGCTTCATCCTTTTAATGGGGGGGGGTAATCTTTTTCCCGTGGGAGTTTTATATCCTTGGTCGTTTTTCTTCCTGTTGGAGTCAGGGGGTAATTATCTGTGCGTCTCTGTCTTCCTTTTCTATACGAGGCCTTTCAGCCCTTCTCCTCCAACCTCCAGTCCAAGGTGGCGTATTTACCCCGGGTACTAATCTGTACAGACACAGGACAGCATCTAGGTATATCTCAGTAGGTTCACCCTATGTGGCATCTAGCATACATTCTCGATCACCAAGATCTAGAACCACTTTGCCAAGATGCTATCATGGAACAATCATATTGACTCTACTACATGCTCCTCTAGCTCCAAGATGCTATCAGGAACCCTCACATTTTGTTCCCCTATATGCTCCTCTAGCTCCAAGATGCTATAATAGAACCCTCACATTTTTTTGCCCCTATATGCTCCTCTAGCTCCAAGATGCTATAATAGAACCCTCACATTTTTTTGCCCCTACATGCTCCTCTAGCTCCAAAATGCTATCTTGGAACCATCACATTTTGTTCCCCTATATGCTCCTCTAGCTCCAAGATGCTATAATAGAACCCTCACATTTTTTTGCCCCTATATGCTCCTCTAGCTCCAAGATGCTATAATAGAACCCTCACATTTTTTTGCCCCTACAAGCTCCTCTAGCTCCAAAATGCTATCATGGAACCCTCACATTTTGTTCCCCTATATGCTCCTCTAGCTCCAAGATGCTATAATAGAACCCTCACATTTTTTTGCCCCTATATGCTCCTCTAGCTCCAAGATGCTATAATAGAACCCTCACATTTTTTTGCCCCTACATGCTCCTCTAGCTCCAAGATGCTATAATAGAACCCTCACATTTTTTTGCCCCTACATGCTCCTCTAGCTCCAAGATGCTATAATAGAACCCTCACATTTTTTGCCCCTACATGCTCCTCTAGCTCCAAGATGCTATAATAGAACCCTCACATTTTTTGCCCCTACATGCTCCTCTAGCTCCAAGATGCTAACATTGTTTGCTAAACATGGTACCCCAAGAGTTCCCAGAGCTCTTATACATTGATTATGTTGCACCTAGAACAGATTCCAGCCTGGAAACCTACCAGAATATACTCAGATGTTCCAGGATGCTGGCCTACAGCTTTCTGTATATCACACTAAGAACTTGTTCTAGAATACACTCAAACTTAGAACTTGTTCTAGATAGGGAAACGCCATCAGTCTCCTTATAATAATCATGTGGTTCTCCAGCACTGGGCTGCAGTGACAGTTCCAAACTCTACAGGACTCCAGGCCGTAAAATGAGAGGGTTCCTCAAGGGTTCCTTAAGGGTTCCTTATCACATTGAGGGCCAAAGGGAGATCAAGTAGAACCTCCAACCCGGACATGGTGGGCTTGTTCTCTCTAGGCCTGCTGGGTAAATACGCCATCTCTCCCCTCTCGTCTCGCCCTGATGTCTCCTTCCGCCATGACCGCTTGTATAATATGTAAGAGCCCCCCTGCTGTGACCCAGCCTCAGTACTGTGGGGGCCCACCCGCAGCAGGAGGGCTGACTAGTTAGAGtggataaatgtatatttttgaatgGGTTTTACATGCACTTTCTGTCCCCAGGATTgttacccccccccaaacaatggaACCACAGTGGAGCTTGGGCCATAAACTCAGCCTGGGTCAAGTCCGGACCCCTTGTGCGCACGTCGGGGGGCTTCTCCCACCCATTTactttaatagtaataatagtaagtACAGTACAAAGTGCCCCaggcttattttttatttcctattttaaacatttttatccaCTGAATTCCAAGTTTTAATATTATTTCACCCAATTGGGGCAATGCCTTTGATTGGCTGCCAGTAGTGACTAGCGTGGCTTCTGATTGGAGCACAAGTTCGTACAGGTGTGGTTTTGAGTGCCTATTGGCTGAGTGAATGCCCTCTGCCCACAAAAGCAATGTGGCtcctctgtgggggggggggggggggatactgggaAATTGTCGTCTTTCTGTTTAATTTATTGATTGCTCGTTAATGTGGCCTTGCTGGCATAGGGGGCGCACTACTTTGTTAATTTGCTAATGAATTCTCAACAATACAAAATGGGTCCCAGTAGCTGCAGAAAGATCCGCTCCGAGGGGCGTGGCACGTGGGGCACCAAGGTCGATTGGCACAAGCAGCAGCCAATAGAGCGCAAGGGACCGCCCACAGGCGCAAAGGCGCTAATATGCCACAAATGTTCATTTCTCATATTCtcaattgtttttattcttttagtTCATTGTATGATGTAAAGTCTCATAAGCTGAGCTCAATAAGCTGTGAATGGAGAGCACGAAGCAGCACTGGGGGGGGGTCTCCCCTTAATTACTGGAACTCGACAACTGTCATTTCCTGTCAATAACACAACCATCGAAATAAAAAGGTGTTGCATTTGTGCCTGAAACCTGTGTGTCCAGTAGCGCAGCCGGGCCAAGCTTGTACTGATTGGTCCCCCCCCCACTGAAACATGGAGTGGcccctctgattggtccccccccgctgaaacatggagtgtcccctctgattggtcccccccCGCTGAAACATGGAGTGGCCCCTTTGATTGGTCCCCCCCCGCTGAAACATGGAGTGGcccctctgattggtccccccccgctgaaacatggagtggcccctctgattggtccccctactgaaacatggagtggcccctctgattggtccccccccccccgcgctgaatcatggagtgtcccctctgattggtcccccccCCCGCGCTGAATCATGGAGTGTCCCCTCTGATTGTCCCCCCCCCGCTGAAACATGGAGTGTcccctctgattggtcccccgccgctgaaacatggagtgtcccctctgattggtcccccccccgcgctgaaacatggagt from the Xenopus tropicalis strain Nigerian chromosome 5, UCB_Xtro_10.0, whole genome shotgun sequence genome contains:
- the mapre3 gene encoding microtubule-associated protein RP/EB family member 3, translated to MAVNVYSTSVTSENLSRHDMLAWVNDSLQLNYTKIEQLCTGAAYCQFMDMLFPGCILLKKVKFQAKLEHESIHNFKVLQAAFKKMGVDKIIPVERLIKGKFQDNFEFVQWFKKFFDANYDGKEYDPLLARQGQDVAPPPNPGDQGFNKPKKPIGTAVPQRTSPTGPKTMQAPVRLQNTAPPLRKNPPITRNGGHDMDSQVVELNQQLVELKLTVDGLEKERDFYFSKLRDIELICQEHESENVGVLSKIIDILYATEEGFAPPDDDENDDPQPEDQDEY